The following coding sequences are from one Natrarchaeobaculum sulfurireducens window:
- a CDS encoding SAM hydrolase/SAM-dependent halogenase family protein, with the protein MITIASDFGSPYPAAMKGVLCQRTDARLVDVAHDFPRQDVRAAAFWLREVLPYFPPSTHLVVVDPGVGTDRNALVVRAGDHALVGPDNGVLQPVARRLAPETSLESFVVDESRLEPVEPTGVASSPQATLGRDDSSGPASNTFHGRDVFAPVAAAIHEAGRKSLESLAYLSPADETVDLELPDAAVEDGRAGGEVLVVDDFGNAITNVPGAFLEGRERIAANGELVPVGDTFAAVEPGERLATVGSHGYVELDVNQGRGDDAFGLTPGDQIVLEDRE; encoded by the coding sequence ATGATCACCATCGCCTCCGACTTCGGCTCGCCGTATCCCGCAGCGATGAAAGGCGTACTCTGTCAGCGAACCGACGCCCGTCTCGTCGATGTCGCACACGACTTTCCACGCCAGGACGTTCGCGCGGCGGCCTTCTGGCTTCGAGAGGTGCTCCCGTACTTTCCGCCGTCGACCCATCTCGTGGTCGTCGACCCCGGCGTCGGCACCGACCGGAACGCGCTCGTCGTTCGCGCCGGCGACCACGCCCTCGTCGGGCCGGACAACGGCGTTCTCCAGCCCGTGGCCCGGCGGCTGGCTCCTGAGACGTCCCTCGAGTCGTTCGTCGTCGACGAGTCCCGGCTCGAGCCGGTCGAGCCGACCGGTGTAGCGTCATCACCGCAGGCGACGCTCGGCCGTGATGACAGCAGCGGCCCCGCGAGCAACACGTTCCACGGACGGGATGTCTTCGCCCCCGTTGCCGCGGCGATTCACGAGGCCGGCCGCAAGTCTCTCGAGTCACTCGCATACCTTTCGCCAGCCGACGAGACTGTCGATCTTGAGCTACCCGACGCCGCCGTCGAGGACGGTCGCGCAGGCGGCGAAGTGCTGGTCGTCGACGATTTCGGGAACGCGATCACGAACGTCCCTGGGGCGTTCCTCGAGGGACGCGAGCGGATCGCGGCGAACGGCGAGCTGGTGCCGGTCGGCGACACGTTCGCCGCCGTCGAGCCCGGAGAGCGGCTGGCGACCGTCGGCAGTCACGGCTACGTCGAACTCGACGTTAATCAGGGCAGAGGAGACGACGCGTTCGGCCTCACACCAGGCGACCAGATCGTCCTCGAGGACCGTGAGTGA
- the thsA gene encoding thermosome subunit alpha — protein sequence MFILSEDSQRTQGRDAQSSNIMAGKAVAESVRTTLGPRGMDKMLVDSSGEVVITNDGATILNEMDIEHPAAQMIVEVAETQEEEVGDGTTTAAVIAGNLLAEAEDLIEQDVHATTIVEGYHQAAAIALEAISEQVQDAEVDDDVLKQVAESSMTGKGTGGLTAETLAETVVEAVGHVETDDGVEREKVAVHTQIGASSNATELVPGIVLDEEPAHDEMPSAVDDASIAILDVELEVRTGDVDAEYAIDSIDQLNAAIDAEESELRGYAEAIVDSGVDVVFTTDDVDDRVSSALANEGVLVFENLGNSDAREVASATGAKRVGALEDLEEDDFGQADRISTENFGDDDLAFVEGGAAAEAVTVFVRGGTEHVVDELERAIGDALDVVATALDSGEVVPGAGATEIAIADKIRAEAAGIEGRKQLAVNAFADALDVVPRTLAANTGQDPIDALVDLRAAHDAEGRAGLITDGETVTIDDPFEFGVVDPADVKREAVESATEAATMIVRIDDVIAAE from the coding sequence ATGTTTATCTTGAGCGAGGACAGTCAGCGAACGCAGGGTCGTGATGCCCAGTCGTCGAACATCATGGCCGGCAAGGCGGTTGCCGAGTCGGTACGAACGACACTGGGGCCCCGCGGGATGGACAAGATGCTCGTCGACTCGAGCGGCGAGGTCGTCATCACGAACGACGGTGCGACCATCCTGAACGAGATGGACATCGAACACCCCGCGGCCCAGATGATCGTCGAGGTCGCCGAGACCCAAGAAGAAGAAGTCGGCGACGGGACGACGACCGCCGCGGTGATCGCCGGGAACCTGCTCGCCGAAGCCGAGGATCTCATCGAACAGGACGTCCACGCGACGACGATCGTCGAAGGCTATCACCAGGCCGCCGCGATCGCCCTCGAGGCGATCTCCGAGCAGGTCCAGGACGCCGAGGTCGACGACGACGTCCTCAAGCAGGTCGCCGAGTCGAGCATGACCGGCAAGGGCACCGGCGGACTCACCGCCGAGACGCTCGCCGAGACGGTCGTCGAGGCCGTCGGCCACGTCGAGACCGACGACGGCGTCGAGCGCGAGAAGGTCGCCGTCCACACGCAGATCGGTGCCTCCTCGAACGCGACCGAACTCGTCCCGGGCATCGTTCTCGACGAAGAGCCCGCCCACGACGAGATGCCCTCGGCGGTCGATGACGCCTCGATCGCCATCCTCGACGTCGAACTCGAGGTTCGGACGGGCGACGTCGACGCCGAGTACGCCATCGACTCGATCGACCAGTTGAACGCCGCCATCGACGCCGAAGAGAGCGAACTCCGCGGCTACGCCGAGGCCATCGTCGACAGCGGTGTCGACGTCGTCTTCACCACCGATGACGTCGACGACCGCGTCAGCTCGGCACTCGCGAACGAAGGCGTCCTCGTCTTCGAGAACCTGGGCAACTCCGACGCCCGCGAAGTCGCCTCCGCGACCGGTGCCAAGCGCGTCGGCGCGCTCGAGGACCTCGAGGAAGACGACTTCGGCCAGGCCGACCGCATCAGTACCGAGAACTTCGGCGACGACGACCTCGCGTTCGTCGAGGGCGGCGCTGCAGCGGAGGCCGTCACCGTCTTCGTCCGTGGGGGCACCGAACACGTCGTCGACGAACTCGAGCGCGCGATCGGTGACGCACTCGACGTCGTCGCGACGGCGCTCGACTCCGGCGAGGTCGTCCCCGGTGCCGGTGCAACCGAGATCGCTATCGCCGACAAGATCCGCGCCGAGGCCGCCGGTATCGAAGGCCGCAAGCAGCTCGCAGTCAACGCTTTCGCGGACGCGCTGGACGTCGTTCCGCGGACGCTCGCCGCCAACACCGGCCAGGACCCCATCGACGCGCTCGTGGACCTTCGTGCCGCCCACGACGCCGAGGGCCGCGCCGGCCTGATCACCGACGGTGAGACGGTCACGATCGACGATCCCTTCGAGTTCGGCGTCGTCGACCCCGCCGACGTCAAGCGCGAAGCCGTCGAGAGCGCCACCGAAGCGGCGACGATGATCGTCCGCATCGACGACGTCATCGCAGCCGAGTAA
- a CDS encoding HalOD1 output domain-containing protein, which produces MSDTAPPDRLTPIDDSTGRTIYFHERRGTYHTWCDEREYDPASTALLLAVSSVRNVEPDELEPLSARIDPDALDAFVSHDGAAAGGSSDATVTFSYAGCAITIRADGEVVIEPDPQSVA; this is translated from the coding sequence ATGTCCGACACAGCTCCACCGGATCGGTTGACGCCGATCGATGACTCGACCGGTCGGACGATCTATTTCCACGAACGGCGTGGGACGTACCACACCTGGTGTGACGAGCGTGAGTACGATCCGGCGAGTACCGCCCTTCTCCTCGCCGTCTCGTCGGTTCGGAACGTCGAGCCGGACGAACTCGAGCCCCTGTCAGCCCGGATCGACCCGGACGCACTCGACGCATTCGTTTCTCACGACGGCGCTGCAGCCGGTGGCTCGAGTGACGCGACAGTGACGTTTTCGTACGCCGGGTGTGCGATTACGATCCGCGCCGACGGCGAGGTCGTGATCGAACCGGACCCACAGTCGGTCGCCTGA